The following proteins are encoded in a genomic region of Ostrinia nubilalis chromosome 1, ilOstNubi1.1, whole genome shotgun sequence:
- the LOC135073307 gene encoding voltage-dependent calcium channel subunit alpha-2/delta-3 isoform X5 — translation MCKVVSSVFLLLLVSLESRDCIASAHNDPRILLSSVQAWAVKLGTELYHFGEFITRKKEVQDSFKSAQIESRDGEKLVQSMSDDIRAMMELKISAVKRIVEAAENMAFDKQNEPVPEDFQFFNSKEMDDPYDEHAITTTQEPEFVFENWVVRPPTKNAHMHNNPHFSDIPVNINFSSVHIPTNVYAWAPEVIKGIHWSEGLDTHFINNYQSDPTLSWQYFGSSTGFMRHYPALKWRADPVDIYDCRTRAWYMEAAASPKDVVILVDRSGSMTGQRRDIAKHVVTNILDTLGNNDFVNVLTFANTVEEIVPCFEDSLVQATLGNLRELKLGLDNFETTEIANFSAALTRAFELLEMYRNNSGGANCNQAIMLVTDGVPYNYKELFEKYNWKYDTPVRVFTYLIGREVKVADVREVKWMACANRGYYVHLSTLAEVRERVLEHVNVLARPLVLQREKHPVVWTPVYANVTDPKVADYLWDQRERAEQKERFMSQRRDKNLFNSAQEQDRRWRITQMKQGQYSELGNSQYQLMTSVSMPVYDLRHNESVEENGQKEMRIARLLGVAGTDVPLSEIQALMTPYKIGVNGYAFIVTNNGYILIHPDLRPVFQQILKPSYNSVDMIEVELFDDDRGPRNFSKELTALRKEVIDQKTGNKMMNTKYHMDDMKRVSRGKKHYYWTGISDSPFTLVVAIPENYGRHRITPPPTDDIHRLSLTSKNISARQYLSDKWSVHPEWLYCRHYERNFATAEDELLYFLERVAKPGWRWPAKPRPPEHHKNKPGHERHNNGTPDAKERNKVSNSTPRNEYYCDHGLMQALVYDARNTAWFNKTIESSASDDKAAEFIQRFGHIVAFLSTHSGLTRWQTHPAKDQDDKPEFGKQFPRSIDEVWYRRAVEQHYIDPLSYVYSVVMNTDKFPLNVSQAMITASHAVFHGDTHRKAPAAVVGFQFKHERLSEWFENITSSCEHNKECVTCLSEGWDCFLVDNNGWIVVSEDAKQTGQFFGKIRPDIMSKLIEEEVYKAVHIVDYQAVCFRERKTTNFASVLTTPLENMRMVMAWILASAIWLYNSIAVTVAQASGYPALDYEYVTPTAYQSYENDEEMYEYSSRPPSKGQERDFEKLVLINRTRPTPCDREMYLYQLEYSNLDDKLNQPVANCERPYYVQLVNYTNMLMIVVDSVCPKGEGPIMSIDPTEVQYNESLPCLKHMHPLYRKQPTSCIRNHTEESNIDMCGRCSLLQRNTVWLSLIFMLRYF, via the exons ATGTGCAAGGTCGTATCGTCGGTGTTCCTGCTGCTTCTCGTGTCCCTCGAAAGTCGGGACTGCATCGCCAGTGCACATAATGATCCCAGAATATTGCTTAGCTC CGTGCAAGCATGGGCGGTCAAGCTTGGCACAGAATTATACCATTTCGGCGAGTTTATCACAAGAAAAAAGGAAGTGCAAGAT AGTTTCAAATCGGCTCAAATTGAGTCTCGAGATGGTGAAAAGCTAGTTCAAAGTATGTCTGATGATATACGCGCGATGATGGAACTCAAGATAAGCGCTGTCAAAAGAATAGTAGAAGCAGCAGAGAATATGGCCTTTGATAAACAAAATGAACCAGTACCTGAAGATTTCCAATTTTTCAACAGCAAAGAAATGGATGATCCGTACGACGAACACGCGATCACGACCACACAAGAGCCAGAATTCGTTTTTGAAAATTGGGTCGTAAGGCCACCGACTAAGAACGCTCATATGCATAACAATCCGCACTTTTCCGATATCCCCGTAAATATTAACTTCAGCAGTGTCCACATTCCAACAAATGTTTATGCTTGGG CACCAGAAGTCATAAAAGGAATTCATTGGTCAGAAGGATTAGACACACATTTTATAAACAACTACCAAAGTGATCCGACGCTATCATGGCAATACTTCGGCAGTTCTACTGGGTTTATGCGACACTACCCAG CGTTAAAATGGAGAGCAGATCCTGTCGATATTTATGACTGCCGAACAAGAGCTTGGTATATGGAAGCCGCAGCAAGCCCTAAGGATGTAGTAATTCTAGTAGATAGGAGTGGTTCTATGACTGGCCAACGGCGTGACATAGCTAAACATGTCGTTACTAATATTTTGGATACTCTTGGCAACAATGATTTTGTAAACGTTCTGACGTTTGCTAATACTGTGGAGGAAATAGTACCTTGCTTTGAAGACTCCCTTGTTCAG gcgACCTTGGGAAATCTTCGCGAGTTGAAATTAGGTCTTGACAACTTCGAAACAACGGAGATAGCAAACTTTTCAGCAGCTTTGACCCGTGCGTTTGAGCTTTTGGAAATGTATAGAAATAATAGCGGCGGAGCCAACTGCAACCAA GCAATCATGCTGGTTACGGACGGCGTCCCATATAATTACAAGGAACTGTTCGAGAAGTACAACTGGAAGTACGATACTCCTGTGAGGGTGTTCACGTACCTGATAGGGCGTGAGGTAAAG GTGGCCGACGTGAGAGAAGTGAAGTGGATGGCGTGCGCGAATCGCGGCTACTACGTGCACCTGAGCACGCTAGCTGAGGTGCGGGAGCGCGTGCTAGAGCACGTCAATGTGCTGGCACGCCCGCTCGTGCTGCAGAGAGAGAAGCATCCTGTGGTCTGGACCCCAGTTTATGCTAACGTAACG GACCCAAAAGTTGCTGACTATTTATGGGATCAGCGAGAACGAGCTGAACAGAAGGAGCGTTTCATGAGTCAACGGCGGGATAAGAATCTTTTCAACTCAGCACAAGAACAAGATAGGCGATGGAGAATTACCCAG ATGAAACAGGGTCAGTATAGCGAACTTGGAAATTCCCAGTATCAATTGATGACCTCAGTTTCGATGCCAGTTTACGATCTTCGTCACAACGAG TCCGTAGAGGAGAACGGCCAGAAGGAG atGCGTATAGCTAGACTATTAGGTGTGGCGGGAACTGATGTCCCATTATCAGAAATACAAGCTCTCATGACTCCTTACAAG ATTGGTGTCAACGGTTATGCTTTTATAGTAACGAATAACGGATACATACTGATTCATCCTGATTTACGGCCtgtg TTTCAACAAATATTGAAACCCAGTTATAACAGCGTTGATATGATCGAAGTAGAACTTTTTGATGACGACAGAGGGCCAAGGAATTTCAGCAAAGAATTGACTGCG CTCCGAAAAGAAGTGATCGATCAGAAAACGGGTAACAAAATGATGAATACAAAGTACCACATGGACGACATG AAAAGGGTGTCCCGTGGTAAGAAGCACTACTACTGGACTGGCATCAGCGACTCACCCTTCACTCTGGTGGTGGCCATCCCAGAGAACTACGGCCGGCACCGCATCACACCGCCGCCTACAGATGACATCCACCGCCTCTCGCTCACATCCAAGAACATTTCGGCGAGGCAGTACTTGTCCGACAAGTGGAGCGTTCACCCTGAATG GCTGTACTGCCGCCACTACGAGCGTAACTTCGCGACCGCAGAAGATGAGCTGCTGTATTTCCTCGAACGCGTGGCCAAGCCGGGCTGGAGGTGGCCGGCCAAGCCGCGCCCACCGGAGCACCACAAGAACAAACCCGGACACGAGCGACATAACAACG GCACTCCGGACGCCAAAGAACGCAATAAGGTATCGAACAGCACACCCAGGAATGAATACTACT GTGACCACGGTTTGATGCAGGCTTTAGTTTACGATGCCAGGAACACGGCCTGGTTCAACAAGACGATAGAGAGCTCTGCGTCTGATGACAAAGC GGCGGAGTTCATTCAGCGGTTCGGACACATCGTCGCGTTCCTGTCGACCCACAGCGGACTGACCCGGTGGCAAACACATCCAGCCAAGGACCAAGATgacaa GCCTGAATTCGGAAAACAGTTCCCGCGTTCTATCGACGAAGTGTGGTATCGTCGCGCCGTGGAGCAACACTACATAGACCCATTGAGCTACGTGTACAGTGTAGTTATGAACACGGATAAATTCCCCTTGAACGTGAGCCAGGCCATGATCACGGCATCACACGCGGTCTTCCACGGAGACACGCATAGGAAGGCTCCCGCAGCTGTCGTGGGCTTTCAGTTCAAGCATGAGAGACTGAGCGAGTGGTTCGAGAATATTACTTCTTCA TGCGAACACAACAAGGAATGTGTAACATGTTTAAGTGAAGGTTGGGACTGCTTCTTAGTGGACAATAACGGTTGGATAGTAGTCAGCGAAGATGCTAAACAAACTGGACAGTTCTTCGGGAAA ATTCGTCCAGATATCATGTCCAAGTTGATAGAAGAGGAAGTGTACAAGGCCGTGCATATCGTGGATTACCAAGCAGTTTGTTTCAGAGAGAGAAAAACTACTAATTTCGCATCAGTTTTAACAACG CCACTAGAAAATATGCGGATGGTAATGGCATGGATCCTAGCGAGTGCCATCTGGCTCTACAACTCCATCGCCGTGACCGTCGCCCAAGCTTCAGGTTACCCTGCTCTGGACTACG AGTATGTTACACCCACTG CTTACCAGAGCTACGAAAACGATGAAGAAATGTACGAATACTCTTCGAGGCCGCCTTCAAAAGGGCAAGAGAGGGATTTTGAGAAACTTGTTCTGATAAATAGGACAAGACCTACTCCGTGCGACCGAGAAATGTATCTTTACCAGCTTGAGTACAGCAATTTGGATGACAAACTCAACCAGCCAGTGGCCAACTGTGAGAGGCCTTATTATGTGCAGTTAGTTAATTATACGAATATGCTGATGATAGTGGTGGACTCGGTCTGCCCGAAAGGAGAGGGGCCGATCATGTCGATCGATCCGACGGAGGTGCAATACAATGAGTCGCTGCCGTGTTTGAAACACATGCACCCTCTGTATAGAAAGCAACCGACATCTTGCATCAGGAATCATACCGAA GAAAGTAATATTGATATGTGCGGGCGATGCAGTTTGCTTCAGCGCAATACGGTTTGGCTCTCGCTGATCTTCATGCTTCGTTATTTTTAA
- the LOC135073307 gene encoding voltage-dependent calcium channel subunit alpha-2/delta-3 isoform X4 encodes MCKVVSSVFLLLLVSLESRDCIASAHNDPRILLSSVQAWAVKLGTELYHFGEFITRKKEVQDSFKSAQIESRDGEKLVQSMSDDIRAMMELKISAVKRIVEAAENMAFDKQNEPVPEDFQFFNSKEMDDPYDEHAITTTQEPEFVFENWVVRPPTKNAHMHNNPHFSDIPVNINFSSVHIPTNVYAWAPEVIKGIHWSEGLDTHFINNYQSDPTLSWQYFGSSTGFMRHYPALKWRADPVDIYDCRTRAWYMEAAASPKDVVILVDRSGSMTGQRRDIAKHVVTNILDTLGNNDFVNVLTFANTVEEIVPCFEDSLVQATLGNLRELKLGLDNFETTEIANFSAALTRAFELLEMYRNNSGGANCNQAIMLVTDGVPYNYKELFEKYNWKYDTPVRVFTYLIGREVKVADVREVKWMACANRGYYVHLSTLAEVRERVLEHVNVLARPLVLQREKHPVVWTPVYANVTDPKVADYLWDQRERAEQKERFMSQRRDKNLFNSAQEQDRRWRITQMKQGQYSELGNSQYQLMTSVSMPVYDLRHNENITENVLINEAYWVSVTKEMRIARLLGVAGTDVPLSEIQALMTPYKIGVNGYAFIVTNNGYILIHPDLRPVFQQILKPSYNSVDMIEVELFDDDRGPRNFSKELTALRKEVIDQKTGNKMMNTKYHMDDMKRVSRGKKHYYWTGISDSPFTLVVAIPENYGRHRITPPPTDDIHRLSLTSKNISARQYLSDKWSVHPEWLYCRHYERNFATAEDELLYFLERVAKPGWRWPAKPRPPEHHKNKPGHERHNNGTPDAKERNKVSNSTPRNEYYCDHGLMQALVYDARNTAWFNKTIESSASDDKAAEFIQRFGHIVAFLSTHSGLTRWQTHPAKDQDDKPEFGKQFPRSIDEVWYRRAVEQHYIDPLSYVYSVVMNTDKFPLNVSQAMITASHAVFHGDTHRKAPAAVVGFQFKHERLSEWFENITSSCEHNKECVTCLSEGWDCFLVDNNGWIVVSEDAKQTGQFFGKIRPDIMSKLIEEEVYKAVHIVDYQAVCFRERKTTNFASVLTTPLENMRMVMAWILASAIWLYNSIAVTVAQASGYPALDYEYVTPTAYQSYENDEEMYEYSSRPPSKGQERDFEKLVLINRTRPTPCDREMYLYQLEYSNLDDKLNQPVANCERPYYVQLVNYTNMLMIVVDSVCPKGEGPIMSIDPTEVQYNESLPCLKHMHPLYRKQPTSCIRNHTEESNIDMCGRCSLLQRNTVWLSLIFMLRYF; translated from the exons ATGTGCAAGGTCGTATCGTCGGTGTTCCTGCTGCTTCTCGTGTCCCTCGAAAGTCGGGACTGCATCGCCAGTGCACATAATGATCCCAGAATATTGCTTAGCTC CGTGCAAGCATGGGCGGTCAAGCTTGGCACAGAATTATACCATTTCGGCGAGTTTATCACAAGAAAAAAGGAAGTGCAAGAT AGTTTCAAATCGGCTCAAATTGAGTCTCGAGATGGTGAAAAGCTAGTTCAAAGTATGTCTGATGATATACGCGCGATGATGGAACTCAAGATAAGCGCTGTCAAAAGAATAGTAGAAGCAGCAGAGAATATGGCCTTTGATAAACAAAATGAACCAGTACCTGAAGATTTCCAATTTTTCAACAGCAAAGAAATGGATGATCCGTACGACGAACACGCGATCACGACCACACAAGAGCCAGAATTCGTTTTTGAAAATTGGGTCGTAAGGCCACCGACTAAGAACGCTCATATGCATAACAATCCGCACTTTTCCGATATCCCCGTAAATATTAACTTCAGCAGTGTCCACATTCCAACAAATGTTTATGCTTGGG CACCAGAAGTCATAAAAGGAATTCATTGGTCAGAAGGATTAGACACACATTTTATAAACAACTACCAAAGTGATCCGACGCTATCATGGCAATACTTCGGCAGTTCTACTGGGTTTATGCGACACTACCCAG CGTTAAAATGGAGAGCAGATCCTGTCGATATTTATGACTGCCGAACAAGAGCTTGGTATATGGAAGCCGCAGCAAGCCCTAAGGATGTAGTAATTCTAGTAGATAGGAGTGGTTCTATGACTGGCCAACGGCGTGACATAGCTAAACATGTCGTTACTAATATTTTGGATACTCTTGGCAACAATGATTTTGTAAACGTTCTGACGTTTGCTAATACTGTGGAGGAAATAGTACCTTGCTTTGAAGACTCCCTTGTTCAG gcgACCTTGGGAAATCTTCGCGAGTTGAAATTAGGTCTTGACAACTTCGAAACAACGGAGATAGCAAACTTTTCAGCAGCTTTGACCCGTGCGTTTGAGCTTTTGGAAATGTATAGAAATAATAGCGGCGGAGCCAACTGCAACCAA GCAATCATGCTGGTTACGGACGGCGTCCCATATAATTACAAGGAACTGTTCGAGAAGTACAACTGGAAGTACGATACTCCTGTGAGGGTGTTCACGTACCTGATAGGGCGTGAGGTAAAG GTGGCCGACGTGAGAGAAGTGAAGTGGATGGCGTGCGCGAATCGCGGCTACTACGTGCACCTGAGCACGCTAGCTGAGGTGCGGGAGCGCGTGCTAGAGCACGTCAATGTGCTGGCACGCCCGCTCGTGCTGCAGAGAGAGAAGCATCCTGTGGTCTGGACCCCAGTTTATGCTAACGTAACG GACCCAAAAGTTGCTGACTATTTATGGGATCAGCGAGAACGAGCTGAACAGAAGGAGCGTTTCATGAGTCAACGGCGGGATAAGAATCTTTTCAACTCAGCACAAGAACAAGATAGGCGATGGAGAATTACCCAG ATGAAACAGGGTCAGTATAGCGAACTTGGAAATTCCCAGTATCAATTGATGACCTCAGTTTCGATGCCAGTTTACGATCTTCGTCACAACGAG AACATCACAGAGAATGTACTGATAAATGAAGCTTACTGGGTATCAGTTACAAAAGAG atGCGTATAGCTAGACTATTAGGTGTGGCGGGAACTGATGTCCCATTATCAGAAATACAAGCTCTCATGACTCCTTACAAG ATTGGTGTCAACGGTTATGCTTTTATAGTAACGAATAACGGATACATACTGATTCATCCTGATTTACGGCCtgtg TTTCAACAAATATTGAAACCCAGTTATAACAGCGTTGATATGATCGAAGTAGAACTTTTTGATGACGACAGAGGGCCAAGGAATTTCAGCAAAGAATTGACTGCG CTCCGAAAAGAAGTGATCGATCAGAAAACGGGTAACAAAATGATGAATACAAAGTACCACATGGACGACATG AAAAGGGTGTCCCGTGGTAAGAAGCACTACTACTGGACTGGCATCAGCGACTCACCCTTCACTCTGGTGGTGGCCATCCCAGAGAACTACGGCCGGCACCGCATCACACCGCCGCCTACAGATGACATCCACCGCCTCTCGCTCACATCCAAGAACATTTCGGCGAGGCAGTACTTGTCCGACAAGTGGAGCGTTCACCCTGAATG GCTGTACTGCCGCCACTACGAGCGTAACTTCGCGACCGCAGAAGATGAGCTGCTGTATTTCCTCGAACGCGTGGCCAAGCCGGGCTGGAGGTGGCCGGCCAAGCCGCGCCCACCGGAGCACCACAAGAACAAACCCGGACACGAGCGACATAACAACG GCACTCCGGACGCCAAAGAACGCAATAAGGTATCGAACAGCACACCCAGGAATGAATACTACT GTGACCACGGTTTGATGCAGGCTTTAGTTTACGATGCCAGGAACACGGCCTGGTTCAACAAGACGATAGAGAGCTCTGCGTCTGATGACAAAGC GGCGGAGTTCATTCAGCGGTTCGGACACATCGTCGCGTTCCTGTCGACCCACAGCGGACTGACCCGGTGGCAAACACATCCAGCCAAGGACCAAGATgacaa GCCTGAATTCGGAAAACAGTTCCCGCGTTCTATCGACGAAGTGTGGTATCGTCGCGCCGTGGAGCAACACTACATAGACCCATTGAGCTACGTGTACAGTGTAGTTATGAACACGGATAAATTCCCCTTGAACGTGAGCCAGGCCATGATCACGGCATCACACGCGGTCTTCCACGGAGACACGCATAGGAAGGCTCCCGCAGCTGTCGTGGGCTTTCAGTTCAAGCATGAGAGACTGAGCGAGTGGTTCGAGAATATTACTTCTTCA TGCGAACACAACAAGGAATGTGTAACATGTTTAAGTGAAGGTTGGGACTGCTTCTTAGTGGACAATAACGGTTGGATAGTAGTCAGCGAAGATGCTAAACAAACTGGACAGTTCTTCGGGAAA ATTCGTCCAGATATCATGTCCAAGTTGATAGAAGAGGAAGTGTACAAGGCCGTGCATATCGTGGATTACCAAGCAGTTTGTTTCAGAGAGAGAAAAACTACTAATTTCGCATCAGTTTTAACAACG CCACTAGAAAATATGCGGATGGTAATGGCATGGATCCTAGCGAGTGCCATCTGGCTCTACAACTCCATCGCCGTGACCGTCGCCCAAGCTTCAGGTTACCCTGCTCTGGACTACG AGTATGTTACACCCACTG CTTACCAGAGCTACGAAAACGATGAAGAAATGTACGAATACTCTTCGAGGCCGCCTTCAAAAGGGCAAGAGAGGGATTTTGAGAAACTTGTTCTGATAAATAGGACAAGACCTACTCCGTGCGACCGAGAAATGTATCTTTACCAGCTTGAGTACAGCAATTTGGATGACAAACTCAACCAGCCAGTGGCCAACTGTGAGAGGCCTTATTATGTGCAGTTAGTTAATTATACGAATATGCTGATGATAGTGGTGGACTCGGTCTGCCCGAAAGGAGAGGGGCCGATCATGTCGATCGATCCGACGGAGGTGCAATACAATGAGTCGCTGCCGTGTTTGAAACACATGCACCCTCTGTATAGAAAGCAACCGACATCTTGCATCAGGAATCATACCGAA GAAAGTAATATTGATATGTGCGGGCGATGCAGTTTGCTTCAGCGCAATACGGTTTGGCTCTCGCTGATCTTCATGCTTCGTTATTTTTAA